In a genomic window of Elusimicrobiota bacterium:
- the aroC gene encoding chorismate synthase, with protein sequence MLRFITAGESHGYGLVVIIDGVPAGLRIKEEDIDLELNRRQKGFGRGKRMAIERDHARIIAGVRFGETISSPVALLIENRDWLNWTKVMSSREEDCREVKLETAPRPGHADLAGIMKYGRKDIRDILERASARETAARVAAGTVFKKILSIIGIKVVSFVEQIGPEKIRGMKLDYSKAAVISETSPLRCPDKHAEQRMVRVIQDAAVNGDTIGGKFTVAALNVPPGLGSHAQWDKRLDGSIARAVMSIPAVKGVEFGAGFAMAAMPGSKVHDEIYYSDTKKYYRKTNNAGGVEGGITNGEHIVIHAVMKPIPSLVRPLVSVDVKSKKKVFAAKVRSDVCAVPAASVVGEAMLACALAQEICEKFGGDTVKEIIANFSSYKKSVERL encoded by the coding sequence ATGTTAAGATTTATTACCGCAGGTGAGTCTCATGGATACGGGCTGGTAGTAATAATAGACGGCGTTCCTGCGGGGTTAAGAATTAAGGAAGAAGATATTGATCTGGAACTCAACCGCCGGCAAAAAGGGTTTGGTCGGGGTAAACGTATGGCGATTGAACGTGACCACGCAAGAATTATTGCGGGGGTAAGGTTTGGTGAAACTATATCCTCACCGGTGGCATTGTTGATTGAAAACCGTGATTGGTTAAACTGGACAAAGGTTATGAGTTCGCGTGAAGAGGATTGTAGAGAAGTTAAACTGGAAACCGCGCCGAGGCCCGGGCATGCAGACCTTGCCGGGATTATGAAGTATGGACGGAAGGATATTCGCGATATTTTGGAACGCGCATCAGCAAGGGAAACTGCTGCAAGGGTTGCGGCTGGAACGGTATTTAAAAAAATATTGAGTATCATAGGTATTAAAGTTGTGAGTTTTGTCGAACAAATCGGTCCTGAAAAAATCAGAGGGATGAAGTTGGATTATTCAAAAGCTGCTGTTATATCTGAAACGTCACCGTTAAGATGCCCTGATAAACATGCGGAACAAAGAATGGTTAGAGTGATACAGGATGCTGCAGTAAATGGGGATACCATAGGTGGTAAGTTTACTGTCGCTGCGTTAAATGTTCCTCCCGGGCTTGGGAGTCATGCTCAGTGGGATAAAAGGTTGGATGGAAGTATTGCACGGGCGGTAATGTCAATTCCCGCGGTGAAAGGTGTAGAGTTTGGCGCGGGATTTGCTATGGCAGCAATGCCGGGTTCAAAAGTGCATGACGAGATATATTATAGTGATACAAAAAAATATTATCGTAAAACAAATAATGCCGGTGGTGTCGAAGGCGGGATTACAAATGGTGAACATATTGTTATTCATGCCGTGATGAAGCCAATCCCGTCGTTAGTACGGCCTTTGGTATCAGTGGATGTTAAGTCCAAGAAAAAAGTTTTTGCTGCAAAGGTTAGGTCTGATGTCTGCGCAGTACCTGCTGCTTCAGTGGTAGGTGAAGCTATGCTGGCATGTGCGTTGGCTCAGGAAATATGTGAGAAGTTTGGAGGCGATACTGTTAAGGAAATAATTGCGAATTTTAGTAGTTATAAGAAAAGTGTTGAGAGATTGTAG
- a CDS encoding N-acetyltransferase — protein sequence MEFRKANIKDIKQIHALVNFYAQKREMLPRALSELYENVREFYVVIQGDKVIACGALHISWEDLAEVKSMAVAPEFVRKGLGKKLLTKLLIEAKQLGVQKVFALTYKPKFFVKLGFRRIKKDLLPHKVWTECINCEFFPNCGEVAVMKVLKKNLSYR from the coding sequence ATGGAATTTAGGAAAGCTAACATAAAGGATATAAAACAAATTCATGCGCTAGTAAATTTTTATGCGCAAAAACGTGAAATGTTACCCCGCGCATTGAGTGAACTTTATGAGAATGTGCGTGAGTTCTATGTCGTAATACAGGGAGATAAGGTTATTGCCTGCGGGGCGTTGCATATAAGTTGGGAAGATCTTGCGGAAGTTAAGTCTATGGCGGTTGCTCCTGAGTTTGTGAGAAAAGGGTTAGGGAAGAAGTTATTGACTAAACTTCTTATTGAAGCAAAACAGCTTGGGGTACAAAAAGTTTTTGCATTAACTTATAAACCAAAATTTTTTGTAAAGCTCGGGTTTCGAAGGATAAAAAAGGATTTATTGCCGCATAAGGTGTGGACGGAATGTATTAACTGCGAGTTTTTCCCGAATTGCGGTGAAGTTGCGGTGATGAAAGTGTTGAAGAAAAATTTAAGTTACAGGTAA
- a CDS encoding Rne/Rng family ribonuclease, giving the protein MVEVKKKILVSTVMDETRVAVFENDKLVEFYIDNETTRGFVGNIYKGKVVNVLVSLQSAFINIGVGKNVYLSSNDTVDTVTGFFGQKKRITSHRIENRMPKNKEVVVQVTKDPISEKGAKVSEKISLPGRYVVYMPTEERNVYVSQRIMNNAERKRLKEIVEPILPDCGTIIIRTEGEGQGLKDFKDDLRYLTRVWKTIQARAGNAPAPSVLYKNVDIVLQVLRDTPSSQIENVLVDDDKQYENVIDYVSHFDDELKGRVRLYNEHKPLFEMFEVNKEIAALANPYVKLKSGGYLIIQQTESLCAIDVNSGSSRGKGTGLPEDTALVTNIEAAEEIARQIRLRNHGGIIVIDFIDLRKRENRNTVYHKLENALKNDKAKLDILPFNSLGLIEIARQRKRESNTSMVTEECRHCSGAGRVLSKSEMFTKVMEDIVNVVRRRGHGVKVEITVALDLFEYFKSRLPELEKYTKAEVKIMNEPAIVWHDYRIMIN; this is encoded by the coding sequence ATGGTAGAAGTTAAGAAAAAAATTTTGGTTAGTACGGTGATGGATGAAACACGGGTTGCCGTGTTTGAAAATGATAAGTTGGTAGAGTTTTATATTGATAACGAAACAACACGGGGTTTTGTCGGGAATATTTATAAAGGTAAAGTTGTAAATGTTCTTGTATCACTGCAGTCTGCGTTTATTAATATTGGTGTTGGTAAAAATGTGTATCTTAGTTCTAATGATACCGTAGACACTGTGACCGGGTTTTTCGGGCAGAAAAAAAGGATTACGTCTCACCGTATAGAAAATCGGATGCCGAAAAATAAGGAAGTGGTTGTACAGGTAACAAAAGATCCAATAAGCGAAAAAGGCGCTAAGGTATCAGAAAAAATAAGCCTTCCAGGCCGGTATGTTGTATATATGCCGACTGAAGAACGGAATGTTTATGTTTCGCAAAGAATTATGAATAACGCGGAACGTAAGAGGTTGAAGGAAATTGTTGAGCCAATTCTGCCGGATTGCGGGACGATAATTATACGTACCGAAGGAGAAGGGCAGGGGTTAAAAGATTTTAAGGATGACCTGCGGTACCTAACGAGGGTATGGAAAACTATTCAGGCCCGTGCGGGTAACGCACCTGCACCGTCAGTACTCTACAAAAATGTGGATATTGTATTACAAGTTCTAAGGGATACGCCTAGTTCACAGATTGAGAATGTGCTGGTGGATGATGATAAGCAATATGAGAATGTTATTGATTACGTATCTCATTTTGATGACGAGCTTAAGGGGCGGGTAAGGTTGTATAACGAGCATAAACCTTTGTTTGAGATGTTTGAGGTTAATAAAGAAATCGCAGCGCTTGCAAATCCGTATGTCAAACTTAAATCAGGCGGGTACCTGATTATTCAGCAGACAGAATCATTATGCGCGATTGATGTTAATTCCGGAAGTTCGCGTGGTAAAGGGACAGGGTTGCCGGAGGATACCGCATTAGTGACAAATATTGAAGCAGCGGAAGAAATTGCGCGGCAAATTAGGTTAAGGAATCACGGTGGGATTATCGTTATTGATTTTATAGATCTTAGAAAACGTGAGAACCGTAACACTGTTTATCATAAGCTCGAAAATGCATTGAAGAATGATAAAGCAAAACTTGATATTCTTCCATTTAACTCATTAGGATTGATTGAGATTGCGCGTCAACGTAAACGCGAGTCCAATACCAGTATGGTAACGGAAGAATGCAGGCATTGTTCCGGTGCGGGACGGGTATTATCAAAATCTGAGATGTTCACAAAAGTTATGGAAGATATAGTTAATGTGGTTCGGAGAAGAGGGCACGGGGTTAAGGTTGAGATTACTGTAGCTCTGGATTTATTTGAATATTTTAAATCACGGCTGCCGGAGCTTGAGAAGTACACAAAAGCTGAAGTAAAGATAATGAACGAACCTGCGATTGTATGGCATGATTACCGTATAATGATAAACTAA
- a CDS encoding shikimate dehydrogenase, translating into MITGKTKVVGVIGYPIEHSMSPVMHNAALQESELDFVYVPFEVNPAEVERAIKAIRSYGIIGINVTIPHKETVVRFLDKLDESAKHIRAVNTIHNKDGKLVGYNTDIYGFITSLKDIGGFEPREKSVFVLGSGGAARAVVYGLVKEKVERLFISDINNARARSFAAQVKYFFPRADLKVVHNNGHEIKECIKECQLFVNATPVGMKHGDCCPIDKNFIHDRLFVYDVIYNRETELLEHARDRGVKCMNGADMLVLQGARAFEIWTGKKAPVELMKKMLLKKLTEKR; encoded by the coding sequence ATGATTACAGGAAAGACAAAAGTTGTTGGTGTAATAGGTTATCCTATCGAACATTCAATGAGTCCTGTAATGCATAATGCTGCGTTGCAGGAGTCGGAGTTAGACTTTGTGTACGTTCCTTTTGAAGTCAATCCTGCGGAAGTGGAACGCGCAATAAAAGCTATCCGTTCGTATGGGATTATCGGGATTAATGTTACAATTCCGCATAAAGAAACTGTTGTGCGATTCCTTGATAAACTGGATGAAAGCGCTAAGCATATACGTGCGGTTAATACCATACATAATAAAGATGGTAAATTGGTGGGTTATAACACGGATATTTACGGTTTTATAACGTCTTTAAAGGATATCGGCGGGTTTGAACCACGGGAAAAAAGTGTGTTTGTTTTGGGTAGTGGCGGCGCTGCGAGGGCAGTAGTTTATGGGTTGGTGAAAGAAAAGGTTGAACGCCTGTTTATTTCGGATATAAATAACGCACGGGCACGCAGTTTTGCTGCGCAAGTGAAGTATTTCTTTCCTAGAGCTGACTTAAAAGTGGTTCATAATAACGGGCATGAGATAAAAGAGTGTATCAAGGAATGCCAGTTGTTTGTTAACGCCACGCCAGTGGGGATGAAACATGGGGATTGTTGCCCTATTGATAAAAATTTTATTCATGATAGATTGTTTGTATACGACGTGATTTATAACCGCGAAACTGAGTTATTGGAGCACGCGCGGGATCGCGGGGTTAAGTGTATGAATGGTGCGGATATGCTGGTATTGCAAGGTGCGCGGGCATTTGAGATATGGACTGGCAAGAAAGCGCCTGTTGAACTGATGAAAAAAATGTTGTTAAAAAAACTTACAGAAAAAAGGTAA
- a CDS encoding peptidoglycan DD-metalloendopeptidase family protein produces the protein MKKVVQGFVIIVITAVVLSFSKAVVNIVNITQFGKPGIEISTGTVVSGDLLYTILKREKVNERDTVLALKELGKIYRLSSSRPGDTYKIVRTTYSTLIGFEYVNNLDIYRIIKSTTGVFSSSKTKLTMQRRIVGVKGRLNNSLWESMSAQSVPPEQIIVFADDIFAWNIDFFTEPRKGDSYVIIWERYESDDGKKVDGKVLYAQYNGLTAGDCTAVRFMDSYYDPKGKSLRRAFLRAPLNYRRISSYFSKARFHPILRYYRPHLGIDYAAPQGTPVVSIGDGFITHAGWRGQGGKTVVVKHNSVYTSSYCHFARIPGNVRSGNRVKQGQVIGYVGTTGLSTGPHLDFRIMQNGKLINFLKLKIPPARSISSEKMQEFEIERQKWQGLCQLLENDKTIKKLE, from the coding sequence ATGAAAAAAGTTGTTCAAGGGTTTGTTATAATTGTTATTACGGCAGTGGTTCTGTCATTTAGTAAGGCAGTAGTTAATATTGTTAATATAACACAATTTGGTAAACCCGGGATTGAAATTTCAACGGGAACTGTTGTGTCTGGTGATTTGTTGTATACAATACTTAAACGTGAGAAGGTGAATGAACGTGATACAGTGCTTGCTCTTAAGGAATTGGGTAAGATTTATAGACTATCATCCTCGCGTCCGGGTGACACGTATAAGATTGTCAGGACTACGTATAGTACGCTAATAGGGTTCGAGTATGTTAATAATCTTGATATTTACCGTATTATCAAAAGTACAACGGGAGTGTTTTCTTCAAGTAAAACAAAGCTGACAATGCAACGGAGGATTGTCGGAGTTAAAGGACGGTTGAATAATTCTTTATGGGAATCAATGTCCGCGCAAAGTGTACCTCCGGAACAAATTATTGTTTTTGCGGATGATATTTTTGCTTGGAATATAGATTTTTTTACGGAACCGCGAAAAGGGGATAGTTACGTTATTATTTGGGAACGATACGAAAGTGATGACGGAAAAAAGGTTGATGGTAAAGTTTTATACGCACAGTATAATGGTTTAACTGCCGGGGATTGCACGGCTGTACGGTTTATGGATAGTTATTATGATCCTAAAGGTAAATCATTACGCCGTGCGTTCCTCCGTGCGCCATTGAATTATCGAAGGATATCATCATATTTTTCAAAAGCGCGGTTTCACCCGATTCTAAGATACTACCGCCCGCATCTCGGGATAGATTATGCCGCACCGCAAGGAACGCCTGTGGTATCAATAGGTGATGGTTTTATAACTCATGCTGGTTGGCGTGGACAGGGAGGGAAGACAGTTGTAGTAAAACATAATTCTGTTTATACGTCATCATACTGCCATTTTGCAAGGATTCCGGGGAATGTAAGGTCAGGGAACAGGGTGAAACAAGGACAGGTTATTGGGTATGTTGGAACAACAGGATTGTCTACAGGACCACACCTTGATTTTCGGATAATGCAGAACGGGAAACTTATTAATTTCCTGAAACTTAAGATACCTCCGGCTAGGTCTATCTCTTCAGAAAAAATGCAGGAGTTTGAGATTGAACGCCAAAAATGGCAGGGGTTGTGTCAATTACTGGAAAATGACAAAACAATTAAGAAGTTGGAATAA
- a CDS encoding DUF4416 family protein, with protein sequence MGMLKDPGPVKLFTGMLTGEVELFDKAEPLLVKLYGNVDYRSGIMDFKHTNYYEDELGKVVYRRFVSFNNLMSPGQLARIKVDTNKVESLFLSESTKKRRINIDPGYIDYAKLVLASTKDFAHRLYIGEQVFAEVTLQYHKGMFVPFGWTYPDYKTEEYNTIFLKIRELYSEQVSRNKVV encoded by the coding sequence ATGGGTATGCTGAAGGATCCTGGGCCGGTGAAGTTGTTTACCGGTATGCTGACCGGTGAAGTTGAATTGTTTGATAAAGCCGAACCATTATTGGTTAAACTGTATGGTAACGTGGATTACAGGTCTGGGATAATGGACTTTAAGCATACAAATTATTATGAAGACGAGCTTGGGAAGGTTGTGTATCGAAGGTTTGTAAGTTTTAATAATCTTATGAGTCCGGGACAGTTAGCGCGTATAAAGGTTGATACAAACAAAGTAGAATCGTTGTTCTTGAGTGAGTCAACAAAAAAGCGGAGGATAAACATTGATCCTGGATATATTGATTATGCAAAACTTGTTTTAGCATCAACTAAAGATTTTGCGCATAGGTTGTACATAGGCGAACAGGTATTTGCGGAGGTTACGTTACAGTATCATAAAGGTATGTTCGTACCGTTTGGATGGACCTATCCGGATTATAAAACGGAAGAGTATAACACTATTTTTTTGAAAATACGCGAGTTGTATAGTGAACAGGTAAGTAGAAACAAGGTTGTTTAA
- a CDS encoding biotin transporter BioY — protein sequence MVELTKKVVGVFTAELAFSRVARQGIGIALFAAGTVIGAYVYIPLPFTPVPVTLQTFFVTLSGAVLGPVNGVVSQICYLMLGCIGLPVFSGAKAGAVWMATGPTVGYLFGFLLASVFNGLILGNGKNVKISTALLTFVLTSSLILICGTVWLVVGMKFTVADAVMKGFVPFIPGDLFKLTLATVVFVTQEQRFRRWFW from the coding sequence ATGGTAGAATTAACAAAAAAAGTTGTGGGTGTGTTTACAGCGGAACTGGCGTTTAGCAGAGTGGCTCGGCAGGGAATCGGTATTGCGTTGTTTGCCGCAGGGACAGTTATCGGTGCGTACGTTTATATACCGCTGCCATTTACACCGGTGCCAGTAACGTTACAAACGTTTTTTGTAACGCTTTCCGGTGCGGTCCTCGGACCGGTGAATGGAGTGGTGTCGCAGATATGCTACCTCATGCTCGGTTGTATCGGGCTGCCGGTATTTTCCGGTGCAAAAGCCGGGGCTGTGTGGATGGCGACAGGGCCAACCGTAGGATATTTATTCGGGTTCTTGCTAGCATCAGTTTTTAATGGATTGATATTAGGGAATGGTAAAAATGTGAAAATATCAACAGCATTATTGACTTTTGTTCTTACCTCTTCCCTCATTCTAATCTGCGGGACTGTGTGGTTGGTGGTTGGGATGAAGTTTACTGTTGCTGATGCGGTTATGAAAGGGTTTGTTCCGTTTATACCCGGTGATTTGTTTAAATTAACGCTAGCTACAGTTGTGTTTGTTACACAAGAACAGCGTTTTAGGAGATGGTTTTGGTGA
- the galE gene encoding UDP-glucose 4-epimerase GalE has protein sequence MSSSVKTILVTGGAGYIGSHTVKELMDLGYEVVVFDNLSEGHRKAILTDKFVQGDLLNDADINAVFEKFSIYAVFHFAASCAVGESMKDPQKYVRQNITASINLANAMVKHDVKKLIFSSTAAVFGEPEKVPITESNNMDPTNTYGDTKLMFEKILKWYDYAYGIKFVALRYFNAAGAHESAKIGEDHKPETHIIPIVLQVALGQRDKVSIFGNDYPTKDGTCVRDYIHVTDLAQAHIIGLKKLETGVSAKYNLGNGNGFSVKEIVNIAQDVTGRKIPVEYSPRREGDPAVLIAGADKIKKELGWNPRFGDVRKVLETAWAWHKQHPKGYED, from the coding sequence GTGAGTAGTAGTGTAAAAACAATACTTGTAACCGGAGGGGCGGGGTATATAGGCAGTCATACTGTTAAGGAATTGATGGATTTAGGGTACGAGGTTGTTGTATTCGACAATTTGTCTGAAGGCCATAGAAAAGCGATACTCACAGATAAGTTCGTACAGGGTGACCTCTTGAATGATGCTGATATAAATGCTGTATTCGAGAAATTTAGTATATACGCGGTATTTCATTTTGCAGCATCCTGTGCAGTGGGTGAGTCAATGAAGGATCCGCAAAAATATGTTCGCCAGAATATTACGGCGAGTATTAATCTTGCAAATGCTATGGTGAAACATGATGTAAAAAAACTTATATTTTCATCAACCGCAGCGGTGTTTGGTGAACCTGAAAAAGTACCGATCACGGAAAGTAATAACATGGATCCTACTAACACTTATGGCGATACTAAACTCATGTTTGAAAAAATACTTAAATGGTACGACTATGCGTATGGCATTAAGTTTGTCGCGTTGAGATATTTTAATGCAGCGGGTGCGCATGAATCTGCAAAAATCGGTGAAGATCATAAACCAGAAACACATATCATTCCGATAGTTTTACAGGTAGCTCTTGGACAACGTGATAAAGTTTCAATATTCGGGAATGATTATCCTACAAAAGACGGTACCTGTGTGCGGGATTATATTCATGTAACAGACCTTGCGCAGGCACATATTATTGGTTTGAAGAAGTTAGAAACCGGTGTCTCAGCAAAGTATAATCTGGGGAACGGCAACGGGTTTTCAGTGAAAGAAATTGTTAATATCGCTCAGGATGTTACCGGAAGAAAAATTCCGGTAGAGTATAGCCCGCGCCGTGAGGGTGATCCGGCGGTATTAATCGCTGGGGCGGATAAAATAAAGAAAGAGCTTGGGTGGAATCCGAGGTTCGGGGACGTACGGAAAGTATTGGAAACAGCTTGGGCGTGGCATAAACAGCATCCAAAAGGGTATGAGGATTAA